Proteins from a genomic interval of Paenibacillus sp. FSL H8-0048:
- a CDS encoding CPBP family intramembrane glutamic endopeptidase has product MSELSTRQHNKWLIQIGLGLVPFLVLGAALIAIFRWGEIIPYIQSLFVPSELSFLEVTLLGLIAGTIVVLISVGLIITTKAVLPQSEGSEIIRNIMRTPSGIAVSSLGGGIVEEFFFRGVLIGLFTGYGSILDGIVIGISTFLFWIIHVPQYKGVRLAYGLVFINGLIFALLFYFTDSLVPSVIAHAIYNLGIGIYFMKLTK; this is encoded by the coding sequence TTGAGTGAATTAAGTACGCGGCAGCATAATAAATGGTTGATCCAAATTGGGTTAGGTTTAGTGCCATTTCTGGTTTTAGGCGCAGCACTCATTGCCATTTTCCGGTGGGGTGAAATCATTCCCTATATCCAGTCCTTGTTTGTTCCAAGTGAGTTGTCTTTTCTAGAAGTTACCTTGCTGGGGCTGATCGCGGGTACGATTGTAGTGCTTATCTCTGTCGGTCTTATTATAACAACAAAAGCGGTGCTTCCCCAGTCCGAAGGTTCGGAGATTATACGGAATATCATGAGAACTCCAAGCGGCATTGCCGTCAGCTCACTGGGGGGAGGCATTGTTGAAGAGTTTTTCTTCAGAGGCGTATTAATTGGACTGTTTACGGGTTATGGCTCTATCCTTGACGGCATTGTGATTGGGATAAGTACTTTTTTATTTTGGATTATTCATGTCCCTCAGTATAAAGGGGTACGTTTGGCTTACGGCTTAGTTTTCATTAATGGCCTGATATTTGCTTTATTGTTCTACTTTACGGATTCATTGGTTCCATCGGTCATTGCCCATGCCATTTATAATCTGGGTATAGGGATCTACTTCATGAAGCTTACGAAATAA
- a CDS encoding MerR family transcriptional regulator: MELTVGQFASAVDTTVRTLRYYEKIGLLVPGKKNGANQKIYAGDDLKKFYNIQLLKSMGWPLIEIKQMLEETAYSFGEMVEMQEAVLRDKRNRINESLEMIARMKNVMNETGDLNNEDLMLLMNAIRLEEDQRTILQQYFSATTVDKIIPKNKQQQPAFDRLNRRLLSFFQTSMDSGLRPDSQEVQRELQEVLALVPVSVNELFQTERSLDKQSEILKALLPDDMGGFFGEAIHAFYNNQFEGRGG; this comes from the coding sequence ATGGAGCTTACGGTCGGTCAATTCGCCAGCGCTGTCGATACGACGGTAAGGACACTAAGATATTATGAGAAAATCGGGCTTCTTGTTCCTGGAAAGAAAAACGGCGCCAATCAGAAAATTTATGCTGGAGATGATCTCAAGAAATTCTATAACATACAGTTGCTTAAGAGTATGGGCTGGCCGCTAATCGAAATCAAACAAATGCTTGAAGAGACCGCGTATTCTTTTGGAGAAATGGTGGAAATGCAGGAAGCTGTGCTTCGTGATAAGCGAAATAGAATAAACGAATCCTTGGAAATGATAGCCCGGATGAAGAATGTAATGAATGAAACGGGTGATTTGAACAATGAAGATCTGATGTTGCTCATGAATGCGATCCGGTTAGAAGAAGATCAAAGAACGATTTTACAACAATATTTCTCTGCAACCACGGTAGATAAAATAATACCCAAAAATAAACAGCAACAACCAGCATTTGATCGATTAAACCGGAGGTTATTGTCTTTTTTTCAGACATCCATGGACAGCGGACTGCGTCCTGATAGTCAAGAGGTACAACGCGAGCTACAGGAAGTGTTAGCCCTTGTTCCGGTATCTGTGAACGAGCTTTTTCAGACAGAGCGGAGCTTGGACAAGCAGTCAGAGATTTTGAAGGCTTTGCTGCCTGATGATATGGGGGGATTTTTCGGTGAAGCGATTCATGCCTTTTATAACAATCAGTTCGAAGGAAGGGGGGGATAG
- a CDS encoding SDR family oxidoreductase: MKVLFIGGTGLISQAVSRLAVERGIELYLFNRGERSSFVPQGAQVIHGDIRDKEQAAEALQGYDFDVVVDWIAFTPEHVQTDIDLFTGKTRQYIYISSASAYQKPQRNYLITEETPLVNPYWQYSRDKIASEELLLEAYQSSGFPVTIVRPSHTYGDTAIPAALTSWSHPWSLVERMRKGQPLVIHGDGTSLWTLTHNTDFAKGFVGLLGLQEALGEAVHITSDEVLNWNQIYAAIGEAAGREPKVVHMSTDFIAANTPAGTADGLIGDQAVSSVFDNSKIKRLVPDYQATLPFAEGVKRSVAWFEARPERCTSDHDWSKMLDGLIARHGVDAKLLSYYV, translated from the coding sequence ATGAAGGTTCTATTTATCGGAGGAACGGGACTTATCAGTCAGGCGGTTTCCCGGCTGGCAGTGGAACGGGGAATAGAACTGTATCTGTTCAACCGTGGAGAGCGCAGCAGCTTCGTGCCGCAGGGCGCACAGGTGATACACGGTGATATCCGTGACAAGGAGCAGGCAGCCGAGGCGCTACAGGGGTATGACTTCGATGTTGTAGTCGACTGGATTGCCTTCACGCCGGAGCATGTGCAGACGGATATTGACCTGTTCACCGGCAAGACGCGGCAGTATATCTATATTAGCTCTGCTTCTGCGTACCAGAAGCCCCAGCGTAATTACCTGATTACCGAAGAGACCCCGCTGGTGAACCCGTACTGGCAGTATTCCCGGGACAAAATTGCATCCGAGGAGCTGCTTCTGGAAGCGTATCAGAGCAGCGGCTTCCCAGTGACCATTGTCCGGCCTTCCCATACTTATGGAGATACAGCCATTCCGGCGGCGCTGACCAGCTGGAGCCATCCATGGTCTCTGGTGGAACGCATGCGCAAGGGCCAGCCGCTCGTCATTCATGGCGATGGCACCTCTCTATGGACATTGACGCATAATACGGATTTTGCCAAAGGCTTCGTTGGTTTGCTGGGACTCCAGGAGGCGCTTGGAGAAGCGGTTCATATTACCTCGGATGAGGTGCTGAACTGGAATCAGATCTATGCCGCTATCGGGGAGGCCGCAGGCCGTGAGCCGAAGGTGGTACACATGTCCACGGACTTCATCGCTGCGAATACCCCGGCGGGAACGGCGGACGGGCTGATCGGGGATCAGGCAGTCAGCAGTGTATTCGACAACAGCAAGATCAAGCGCCTGGTGCCAGACTACCAAGCCACCCTGCCGTTCGCGGAAGGCGTGAAGCGGTCGGTTGCCTGGTTCGAAGCCCGGCCGGAACGCTGCACCTCAGACCATGATTGGTCCAAAATGCTGGACGGATTGATCGCAAGACATGGCGTTGATGCGAAGCTGCTTAGCTATTATGTATAA
- a CDS encoding aldo/keto reductase family protein, translated as MKYRRLGGTGLKVSEISLGSWLTYGGYVEQDNAVKAIETAYSLGINFFDTANVYEKGAAEKVLGATLSSYPRESYVLATKVFGVMGDGPNDRGLSRKHITEQCHASLKRLGADYVDLLYCHRYDPETPIEETLRALDDLVRQGKVLYVGVSEWTAAQMTEALAVADRYLLDHIVVNQPVYNMLERYIEKEIIPLGVRKGIGQVVFSPLAQGLLTGKYSSVSDIPADSRAARLDWMRKGITEEKLTKVQELVKVAAELDISVGNLALAWILRQPNVSSALVGASRPEQVEENVKASGIELQEDILARIEEIIG; from the coding sequence ATGAAATACCGCAGATTAGGTGGAACCGGACTTAAGGTCAGTGAGATCAGCCTGGGAAGCTGGTTGACCTATGGAGGATATGTGGAGCAGGACAATGCTGTTAAGGCTATTGAAACCGCTTACTCCCTGGGTATTAATTTTTTTGATACCGCGAATGTCTATGAGAAGGGGGCGGCGGAAAAGGTGCTGGGAGCTACCCTAAGCAGCTATCCGCGCGAATCCTATGTGCTGGCGACCAAGGTGTTCGGGGTAATGGGTGACGGTCCCAATGACCGCGGCCTGTCCCGGAAGCATATTACAGAGCAATGCCATGCCAGCCTGAAGCGGCTGGGCGCTGACTATGTGGATCTGCTCTACTGTCACCGGTATGATCCGGAGACTCCGATCGAGGAGACGCTGCGGGCGCTGGATGATCTGGTCCGTCAGGGCAAGGTGCTGTATGTGGGAGTCAGTGAATGGACAGCGGCGCAGATGACCGAAGCTCTTGCAGTTGCCGACCGGTATCTATTGGATCATATCGTGGTCAATCAGCCGGTCTATAATATGCTTGAACGTTATATCGAGAAGGAGATTATCCCGCTTGGGGTGCGCAAGGGAATCGGACAAGTCGTATTCTCCCCGCTCGCTCAAGGTCTGCTGACCGGCAAATACAGCTCGGTCTCCGATATTCCCGCAGACAGCCGGGCTGCCCGGCTCGATTGGATGCGCAAAGGAATTACGGAGGAGAAACTTACAAAGGTTCAGGAGCTGGTCAAGGTTGCCGCTGAACTGGATATCTCCGTAGGCAATCTGGCGCTGGCCTGGATTCTGCGCCAGCCTAATGTATCCAGTGCCCTGGTCGGCGCGAGCCGCCCTGAGCAGGTGGAGGAGAATGTGAAGGCTTCGGGCATTGAGCTGCAAGAGGATATATTGGCACGAATTGAGGAAATTATCGGTTAA
- a CDS encoding TetR/AcrR family transcriptional regulator, producing the protein MPKIVDHSERKSNIAEATWRVIIRQGIKGATVRNIAAEAGVSLGALRHYFSTQQELLEFAMNLVKERVTARIVDIMQSKLPPREQILQVLLELLPTDDSSMAEMEVWFAFTFHLKTGRERATELNDAIYPLIVQIIDYLDQQALLKPGLDKDDEAERLYALIDGLALHAMLEPDRMNKQRVIRVLNVHLESICRSGGDR; encoded by the coding sequence ATGCCAAAAATTGTAGATCATTCCGAACGAAAATCGAATATTGCCGAAGCTACCTGGCGGGTTATTATCCGGCAGGGAATCAAAGGGGCTACGGTGCGTAATATTGCTGCCGAGGCGGGTGTATCCTTGGGTGCGCTGCGCCATTATTTCTCTACCCAGCAGGAATTGCTGGAGTTTGCTATGAATCTGGTGAAGGAGCGCGTAACAGCGAGGATTGTGGACATTATGCAGTCGAAGCTTCCTCCCCGGGAGCAGATTTTGCAGGTGCTGCTGGAGCTGCTCCCTACCGACGACAGCAGCATGGCTGAGATGGAGGTATGGTTCGCTTTCACCTTCCATCTCAAGACTGGCAGGGAGAGGGCTACTGAGCTTAACGATGCGATCTATCCGCTGATCGTCCAAATTATTGATTATCTGGATCAGCAGGCGCTCCTCAAGCCGGGGCTGGATAAGGATGATGAAGCCGAACGGTTGTATGCCTTAATTGACGGCTTGGCCCTTCATGCCATGCTTGAGCCTGACCGGATGAATAAACAACGTGTGATCCGGGTGCTGAATGTTCACCTGGAATCTATCTGCAGAAGTGGAGGGGACAGGTAG
- a CDS encoding DUF1349 domain-containing protein, with protein sequence MTKADFTAYQWMNEGNIRFEDDSIIIEATANSDFFCNNGAISEEGLTPESLTNAPFFYTEVTGDFVLRVKVSHDFRDTYDSSSIMVMQDLNIWAKACFELTDFDTHAVVSVVTNQTSDDANGCNIEGNEVWLQAARSGNAFAFHYSTDGVRFDMMRFFTLPVGDTVKVGLLAQAPTGDGGDRIYKDFSLEQRTVKNIRAGV encoded by the coding sequence ATGACCAAGGCTGATTTTACAGCATACCAGTGGATGAATGAGGGGAACATCCGGTTTGAGGATGACAGTATTATAATAGAGGCCACTGCTAACAGCGACTTTTTCTGCAATAACGGGGCCATTTCCGAGGAGGGACTGACGCCTGAGAGTCTGACGAATGCTCCCTTCTTCTATACAGAGGTGACAGGAGATTTCGTGCTGCGCGTGAAGGTCAGCCATGACTTTAGGGATACGTATGATTCCTCTTCCATTATGGTGATGCAGGACCTTAACATCTGGGCCAAGGCTTGCTTTGAGCTGACAGATTTTGATACCCATGCGGTGGTCAGCGTAGTTACAAACCAGACCTCGGACGATGCGAATGGCTGCAATATTGAGGGCAATGAGGTATGGCTTCAGGCTGCCAGGTCTGGGAATGCCTTTGCTTTTCATTATTCGACCGATGGCGTAAGGTTTGACATGATGCGTTTCTTTACCCTTCCGGTGGGAGACACGGTCAAGGTCGGGTTGTTGGCGCAAGCCCCTACCGGCGATGGAGGGGATAGAATATACAAGGATTTCTCACTGGAGCAGCGGACGGTGAAAAATATAAGAGCCGGCGTATAA
- a CDS encoding MerR family transcriptional regulator produces the protein MNYYSIGEAAARLGIPESTIRYYEKQGLLPRMERDEAGRRIFTENYLAFLKIILYLKNTQMPISQIRQYVDWMAEGDSTIALRLAMFQEHKQAVLAQIALMTEALQGIDKKIERYTNYLENKRK, from the coding sequence ATGAACTATTATTCCATTGGCGAAGCTGCTGCCCGTTTAGGGATTCCGGAATCTACCATCCGTTATTATGAGAAGCAAGGACTGCTGCCCCGGATGGAACGGGATGAAGCAGGCAGGCGGATTTTCACGGAGAATTATCTCGCCTTCCTTAAGATCATTCTCTATCTGAAAAACACACAGATGCCCATAAGCCAGATCAGGCAATATGTAGACTGGATGGCAGAGGGGGATAGCACGATTGCTCTGCGGCTAGCCATGTTTCAAGAACACAAACAGGCTGTACTGGCACAAATTGCGCTCATGACCGAAGCCTTGCAGGGCATTGATAAGAAAATAGAACGGTATACGAATTACTTAGAAAACAAAAGGAAATGA
- a CDS encoding SDR family oxidoreductase produces MKLSGNTILITGGGSGIGLAMAERFIAAGNTVIITGRREQVLQSAKDKFPGLIIRACDLMVESERLALLDWVTASYPGVNVLVNNAGIQQRFNVQTADVRNHWADFNQEITTNLEAPLHLAMLFAPFFVAQEAGTIINVTSGLAFTPFAIAPIYSATKAALHSFTMSLRLQLSGTRVEVIEVAPPAVNTDLGGSGLHVHGEPLDAFTDGIFQGLADGLQEIGYGTSVDRLRMSRDQIDEYAAQMYEATKSYIE; encoded by the coding sequence ATGAAGCTCTCAGGAAACACCATTCTGATTACAGGCGGAGGCTCCGGCATTGGACTGGCGATGGCCGAACGCTTCATCGCTGCGGGCAACACGGTTATTATTACCGGACGGCGTGAGCAGGTGCTGCAGTCGGCTAAGGACAAATTCCCCGGCCTGATCATTCGTGCGTGTGATCTAATGGTAGAGTCAGAACGTCTCGCTCTCTTGGACTGGGTAACTGCAAGCTATCCGGGAGTGAATGTCCTAGTGAACAATGCCGGGATTCAGCAGCGCTTCAATGTACAGACAGCGGATGTGAGGAACCATTGGGCTGATTTCAATCAGGAAATCACCACCAACCTTGAAGCCCCTCTTCATCTGGCTATGCTGTTTGCCCCTTTCTTCGTAGCACAGGAAGCTGGAACTATCATTAACGTGACCTCTGGCCTGGCCTTTACTCCGTTTGCCATCGCACCGATCTATTCAGCAACAAAGGCGGCCCTTCATTCGTTCACCATGAGTCTGAGACTCCAGCTCTCCGGGACCCGCGTTGAGGTCATCGAGGTAGCCCCGCCAGCCGTAAATACAGATCTCGGCGGATCAGGGCTGCATGTACATGGCGAGCCGTTAGATGCGTTCACGGATGGGATCTTCCAGGGCCTTGCTGACGGACTCCAGGAGATCGGCTACGGCACATCTGTGGACCGTCTGCGCATGTCACGGGACCAGATTGACGAATATGCAGCGCAAATGTATGAGGCTACGAAGAGCTATATTGAATAA
- a CDS encoding Rpn family recombination-promoting nuclease/putative transposase, whose amino-acid sequence MPLPHDEAFKKLLETFFQEFIELFFPELDAMLDYSETRFLMQELLVDIVGEEARELDLLLEIRYKGLDGYILIHLEPQSYRDSRFHERMFIYFSRLFERYRKEHKLIIPIAIFTSDEIREEQDTLEMVIPEHQILRFQFLKVELRKQNWIRFIDSDNAVAAALLAKMGYTTREARDVRREFLRMFMKLKTRLDQGRLALVMSVADLYFQPDRAQDEEIIQELMIQYPEEGEAIMELMPAWKRWGYEEGIAEGIEQGIEQGIEQGIEQGKEKGQAEIIRKLLLHGFTPEEVSKAVELPVEKIKKLM is encoded by the coding sequence ATCCCCTTACCGCATGATGAAGCATTTAAGAAGCTGCTGGAGACGTTTTTTCAGGAATTTATTGAGTTGTTTTTTCCTGAGCTTGATGCAATGCTGGACTACAGTGAAACCCGGTTTCTAATGCAGGAATTGCTAGTGGATATTGTTGGCGAGGAAGCGAGGGAGCTGGATCTGCTGTTGGAGATCCGCTACAAAGGGCTGGACGGTTATATTCTCATTCACCTGGAGCCGCAGTCGTATCGGGATTCACGGTTTCATGAACGAATGTTTATCTATTTCAGCCGTCTGTTTGAACGCTACCGCAAAGAGCATAAGCTGATTATACCGATCGCCATCTTCACTTCAGACGAGATCAGGGAAGAGCAGGATACCTTAGAGATGGTTATTCCTGAGCACCAGATTCTACGCTTCCAGTTTCTTAAGGTGGAATTGCGTAAGCAGAACTGGATAAGATTTATTGATTCAGACAATGCAGTGGCTGCTGCGTTACTGGCCAAGATGGGTTATACTACAAGAGAAGCGAGAGATGTGCGCCGGGAGTTCCTGCGCATGTTCATGAAGCTGAAGACACGGCTTGATCAGGGACGGCTGGCACTTGTGATGTCAGTGGCAGATTTATATTTCCAGCCGGACCGGGCCCAGGATGAAGAGATTATACAAGAATTGATGATACAATACCCGGAGGAGGGTGAAGCAATTATGGAACTCATGCCAGCCTGGAAGCGTTGGGGATATGAAGAAGGTATAGCTGAAGGAATAGAACAAGGAATAGAACAAGGAATAGAACAAGGGATAGAGCAAGGGAAAGAAAAAGGTCAGGCGGAGATTATCCGTAAATTACTGCTTCATGGATTTACCCCGGAAGAGGTGTCCAAGGCCGTGGAGTTACCAGTGGAAAAGATTAAGAAGCTGATGTAA